The Xenopus tropicalis strain Nigerian chromosome 2, UCB_Xtro_10.0, whole genome shotgun sequence genome window below encodes:
- the LOC116408764 gene encoding uncharacterized protein LOC116408764 — MYPNGTKGTKEIHQTPGMPSVVNDTKEDLKYILPVALMLSMVAIPLLCFIAWLVYVKCMRTKQTDKDVENPPVQPEEKSSKTPESSDSFFRCLWKKIMEKIRKKKPKLPDVENPPETAQSEQKLKAAKSFFRCLCKKIMEKIRKKKPKLPDVENPPETAQSAQKLKAAKSSVHKGKQQKKKKKKVAKKTELPVAAQSEAASESPDSREHREQVEKIEEPTEVEKIEDHIEQRLPEPESGALVPINTFSFLESLVTLNEKPTKNQKRKKVQRSMKIEEILESKEDTEGLLQRLMELKSKSPTAQNLNM; from the exons ATGTATCCAAATGGAACAAAAGGGACCAAGGAAATACACCAAACTCCTGGAATGCCAAGTGTTGTAAATGACACCAAAGAAGATTTGAAATATATTCTCCCTGTAGCTTTAATGCTATCTATGGTGGCAATTCCTTTGCTTTGTTTTATTGCGTG GTTAGTGTATGTAAAATGTATGCGGACAAAGCAAACAGATAAGGATGTAGAGAACCCGCCAGTGCAGCCAGAGGAAAAATCTTCTAAAACACCTGAAAGCTCTGATAG CTTCTTCAGGTGTCTGTGGAAGAAGATTATGGAGAAGATTAGAAAGAAGAAACCAAAACTTCCAGATGTAGAGAACCCGCCTGAAACAGCTCAGTCTGAGCAAAAATTAAAAGCAGCTAAAAG CTTCTTCAGGTGTCTGTGCAAGAAGATTATGGAGAAGATTAGAAAGAAGAAACCAAAACTTCCAGATGTAGAGAACCCGCCTGAAACAGCTCAGTCTGCACAAAAATTAAAAGCAGCTAAAAG ttctGTGCATAAAGGAAAACagcaaaagaagaagaagaagaaagttgCTAAAAAAACAGAGCTTCCAGTAGCAGCTCAGTCTGAAGCAGCATCTGAAAGCCCTGATAG TAGAGAGCACAGAGAACAGGTAGAGAAAATAGAAGAACCTACTGAGGTAGAGAAAATAGAAGATCATATTGAGCAAAGGCTTCCAGAACCTGAAAGTGGCGCTTTAGTGCCAATTAATACTTTCAGCTTTCTGGAGTCTCTGGTGACCTTAAATGAAAAGCCTACTAAGAATCAGAAACGTAAAAA GGTACAACGGTCTATGAAAATAGAAGAGATTCTAGAAAGTAAAGAAGACACAGAAGGCTTGCTCCAGCGGTTGATGGAACTAAAGAGCAAGTCACCGACTGCTCAGAACCTCAACATGTAA